Proteins co-encoded in one Egicoccus sp. AB-alg6-2 genomic window:
- a CDS encoding SDR family NAD(P)-dependent oxidoreductase, translating into MDGQAFEGRVVLVTGGSRGIGRAVCRRFAAAGARVVVHYRADAQAADETVGSLAGEGHVALAADLADPAAVAALVAGAVDHAGRLDVVVNNAGIFEEHRITAVDYDGWQAAWRRTIATNLLGPANLIHQAVPHLVAAGGGRIVNVSSRGAFRGEPDHPAYGASKAGLNSLGQSLAQALAPHGIYVTTVAPGFVETDMAAAHLQGPDGDAVRAQSPLGRAADPDEIARLVVFLATPGTEYATGAIVDANGASYLRT; encoded by the coding sequence ATGGACGGCCAGGCGTTCGAAGGTCGGGTGGTGCTCGTCACCGGCGGCTCGCGCGGCATCGGCCGTGCGGTGTGTCGTCGGTTCGCAGCGGCTGGTGCGCGAGTCGTCGTCCACTACCGCGCCGATGCGCAGGCAGCCGACGAGACCGTCGGCTCCCTCGCCGGCGAGGGCCACGTCGCACTGGCCGCCGACCTCGCCGACCCGGCCGCCGTCGCCGCGTTGGTGGCCGGCGCGGTCGATCACGCCGGCCGCCTCGACGTGGTGGTCAACAACGCCGGCATCTTCGAGGAGCACCGCATCACCGCGGTCGACTACGACGGCTGGCAGGCCGCGTGGCGACGGACCATCGCGACCAATCTGCTGGGCCCGGCCAACCTGATCCACCAGGCGGTGCCGCACCTGGTGGCCGCCGGTGGAGGTCGCATCGTGAACGTCTCCTCTCGTGGGGCGTTCCGCGGCGAGCCCGACCATCCGGCCTACGGCGCGTCCAAGGCGGGGCTCAACAGCCTCGGCCAGTCGTTGGCGCAGGCGCTGGCACCCCACGGCATCTACGTCACCACGGTCGCGCCGGGATTCGTCGAGACCGACATGGCCGCCGCCCACCTGCAGGGACCCGACGGGGACGCCGTGCGCGCACAGTCGCCGCTGGGGAGGGCCGCCGACCCCGACGAGATCGCACGGCTGGTCGTGTTCCTCGCCACGCCCGGGACCGAGTACGCGACCGGCGCGATCGTCGATGCCAACGGCGCGAGCTACCTGCGGACCTGA
- a CDS encoding TetR/AcrR family transcriptional regulator: MTDSPAAARPHRARRGEGERLRVEVMDAAESLLLQHGRPDAVSMRAIAKKVGVTPPAIYLHFDTKEELFFAVCDRRFNAFTEAVVAALTEAGPDATAIEQLYLLGHAYIDWGLANPEHYAILFGGAISIPEGVDPMQLQGRQSLDALLGVISRGIEDGVFAVDDPQTAALMLWSTVHGFVELATFKQEYVPDIDVRSRKTAVLDQVLHALLR, encoded by the coding sequence GTGACCGACTCCCCCGCCGCCGCTCGCCCCCACCGCGCCCGACGTGGAGAGGGCGAGCGTCTGCGTGTCGAGGTCATGGACGCCGCCGAGTCGCTGCTGCTGCAGCACGGCCGCCCCGACGCGGTCTCCATGCGCGCGATTGCGAAGAAGGTCGGGGTCACCCCACCGGCCATCTATCTCCACTTCGACACCAAGGAGGAGCTGTTCTTCGCCGTCTGCGACCGGCGTTTCAACGCCTTCACGGAGGCCGTGGTCGCTGCGCTGACCGAGGCCGGACCGGACGCGACCGCGATCGAACAGCTGTACCTGCTCGGCCACGCCTACATCGACTGGGGACTGGCGAACCCGGAGCACTACGCCATCCTGTTCGGCGGCGCGATCTCCATCCCCGAGGGCGTCGACCCGATGCAGTTGCAGGGCCGTCAGTCGTTGGACGCGCTGCTCGGCGTGATCAGCCGGGGCATCGAGGACGGTGTCTTCGCCGTCGACGACCCCCAGACCGCCGCACTGATGCTGTGGTCGACCGTGCACGGGTTCGTCGAGTTGGCGACGTTCAAGCAGGAGTACGTGCCAGACATCGACGTCCGCAGCCGCAAGACGGCCGTCCTCGACCAGGTGCTGCACGCCCTGCTGCGCTGA
- a CDS encoding HD-GYP domain-containing protein, whose protein sequence is MYRHSLEGLAPGEVLAKTIYDDGGRPLLTAGTRLNAAYIRALRKRGLMSVYIRDGLADDVVPNDLVSEQVRATITGHVATTFTSIAMVAEERGSGPGGVPGMVDRLGEQPLELDTRGQKAIAELYSDIEYLISEVLESDSAAGLESLKTHSSYTFEHSVDVAVVGVLLGRRLQMPYDRLRELALGCLMHDIGKTYIDHTILDKAGKLTPDEFAVIQQHPYLGFELLRRMPFKSLLPAHVAYQHHEKQSGGGYPRGLVGDNQIGSRTMHERVGAGRMLLIAEIGAVADVYSALASDRPYRRAMPSDQIAATLSQMAGKHLNKEIVGWLRRLVPSYPVGTWVEIQFGSRWAGYRGVVTSVPFTSVDEPCIRLVLDARGEQMTDPVELDTRDVPDLTLMSLTDEDLPPHLRGRDARAGRASRAR, encoded by the coding sequence ATGTACCGCCACTCGTTGGAAGGGCTCGCTCCGGGCGAGGTCCTGGCCAAGACCATCTACGACGACGGCGGTCGTCCCCTGCTGACCGCGGGGACCCGACTGAACGCGGCCTACATCCGCGCGCTCCGCAAGCGCGGACTGATGTCGGTCTACATCCGCGACGGCCTCGCCGACGACGTGGTGCCCAACGACCTCGTCAGCGAACAGGTCCGCGCCACCATCACCGGCCACGTGGCGACGACCTTCACCAGCATCGCGATGGTGGCGGAGGAACGGGGCAGCGGTCCCGGCGGCGTGCCCGGCATGGTCGACCGGCTCGGGGAGCAGCCGCTCGAACTCGACACCAGGGGGCAGAAGGCGATCGCCGAGCTGTACTCCGACATCGAGTACCTCATCAGCGAGGTGCTCGAGAGCGACAGCGCCGCCGGGCTGGAGTCCCTCAAGACGCACAGCTCGTACACCTTCGAACACTCCGTGGACGTGGCGGTCGTCGGGGTCCTGCTCGGCCGGCGGCTGCAGATGCCCTACGACCGTCTGCGCGAGCTCGCCCTGGGCTGCCTGATGCACGACATCGGCAAGACCTACATCGACCACACCATCCTGGACAAGGCCGGCAAGCTCACCCCCGACGAGTTCGCCGTCATCCAGCAGCACCCCTACCTCGGCTTCGAGCTGCTGCGTCGGATGCCGTTCAAGAGCCTCTTGCCGGCGCACGTCGCCTACCAGCACCACGAGAAGCAGAGCGGTGGCGGCTATCCCCGCGGCCTCGTCGGCGACAACCAGATCGGCTCGCGCACGATGCACGAGCGGGTCGGGGCCGGCAGGATGCTGCTGATCGCGGAGATCGGCGCCGTCGCCGATGTCTACAGCGCCCTCGCCTCCGACCGGCCCTACCGGCGGGCGATGCCCTCGGACCAGATCGCCGCCACGTTGTCGCAGATGGCCGGCAAGCATCTCAACAAGGAGATCGTCGGCTGGCTGCGACGGCTCGTGCCGAGCTATCCGGTCGGCACCTGGGTCGAGATCCAGTTCGGGAGCCGGTGGGCCGGCTACCGCGGGGTGGTGACGTCGGTGCCGTTCACCAGCGTCGACGAGCCCTGCATCCGCCTCGTCCTCGACGCCAGGGGCGAGCAGATGACGGATCCCGTGGAGCTCGACACCCGCGACGTGCCCGACCTGACGTTGATGTCGCTCACCGACGAGGACCTCCCCCCGCATCTGCGAGGGCGGGATGCGCGGGCGGGTCGTGCCAGTCGGGCCCGGTGA
- a CDS encoding alcohol dehydrogenase catalytic domain-containing protein, whose product MRTRAAVLVATDRSRPYVDSRPLEIHDLDLAPPRAGELLVRVQAAGLCHSDLSVVDGNRPRPTPMVLGHEAAGEVLEVGAGVTDVHAGDHVVLVFVPRCGSCAECAAGRPALCERAAAANTAGALLRGGRRWGHLDGVEVHHHLGVSAFAEHVVVDRGSVVVVPDDVPFATAALFGCALLTGAGAVLSTAQVRPGESVAVFGLGGVGLSAVLGAVVAGAHPVVAIDPVPAKQRLARELGATHTFGPPGPDTGGDVVELVREAVPGGVRHAFEAVGSAKVLADAWAVTRRGGTTVAIGLPHPSQQLTVSAAQLVGEARTLTGSYLGGAVPQRDIPALIALWRAGRLPVDRIHSASLALEDLNQALDDLAEGHTVRQVVHPAGLPT is encoded by the coding sequence ATGCGAACGCGTGCTGCCGTGCTGGTTGCGACGGATCGGTCGCGGCCGTACGTCGACAGCCGACCGTTGGAGATCCACGACCTCGACCTGGCGCCGCCCCGGGCGGGCGAACTGCTCGTGCGCGTCCAGGCCGCTGGCCTGTGTCACTCGGACCTGTCGGTGGTGGACGGCAACCGCCCACGTCCGACGCCGATGGTGCTCGGGCACGAGGCGGCCGGCGAGGTGCTCGAGGTGGGCGCGGGCGTGACCGACGTGCACGCCGGCGACCACGTCGTGTTGGTGTTCGTGCCCCGCTGCGGCAGCTGCGCCGAGTGTGCCGCCGGCCGACCGGCACTGTGCGAGCGGGCAGCCGCGGCCAACACCGCCGGGGCGTTGCTGCGCGGTGGGCGCCGATGGGGCCACCTCGACGGCGTCGAGGTGCATCACCACCTCGGGGTCTCCGCCTTCGCCGAACACGTCGTCGTCGACCGCGGCTCGGTCGTGGTCGTGCCCGACGACGTGCCGTTCGCGACCGCGGCACTGTTCGGCTGCGCGCTGCTGACCGGCGCCGGCGCGGTGCTCTCGACCGCGCAGGTCCGGCCGGGGGAGTCGGTGGCGGTGTTCGGCCTGGGCGGCGTCGGGCTCTCGGCGGTGCTCGGCGCGGTCGTGGCCGGCGCCCACCCGGTCGTCGCGATCGATCCGGTGCCGGCCAAGCAACGGCTCGCGCGCGAACTCGGCGCCACCCACACGTTCGGTCCGCCCGGCCCCGACACCGGCGGCGACGTCGTCGAGCTGGTCCGTGAGGCGGTGCCCGGCGGCGTCCGCCACGCCTTCGAGGCCGTCGGCTCGGCGAAGGTGCTCGCCGACGCGTGGGCCGTCACCCGCCGCGGCGGCACGACGGTCGCCATCGGACTGCCGCACCCGAGCCAGCAGCTGACCGTCTCCGCCGCCCAGCTGGTCGGTGAGGCCCGCACGCTGACGGGCAGCTACCTCGGCGGGGCGGTGCCGCAGCGCGACATCCCGGCCCTGATCGCGTTGTGGCGGGCAGGACGCCTTCCGGTGGACCGCATCCACAGCGCGTCGCTGGCACTCGAGGACCTCAACCAGGCGCTCGACGACCTCGCTGAGGGCCACACGGTCCGCCAGGTGGTGCATCCCGCCGGACTGCCGACCTGA
- a CDS encoding nucleoside triphosphate pyrophosphatase, producing the protein MVLASGSPRRAALLERLGLRPEIRPSDVDETPHDAETPADLVRRLAALKAMAAEAGDGEVVVAADTEVVLDGAVLGKPSDRADAQAMLRALSGRAHEVLTGVATRKGALVHVDVVRTTVVFRDLTDREIAWYLDTGEPFDKAGAYGLQGAGAALVAHLEGSDTNVVGLPLAETVALLRLVGMDVLAPGS; encoded by the coding sequence CTGGTGCTGGCCTCCGGCAGCCCACGTCGCGCCGCGCTCCTGGAGCGTCTCGGCCTGAGACCCGAGATCCGGCCCTCCGATGTCGACGAGACGCCCCACGACGCGGAGACCCCCGCCGACCTGGTGCGCCGCCTGGCGGCGCTGAAGGCCATGGCCGCCGAGGCGGGCGACGGCGAGGTCGTCGTCGCGGCCGACACCGAGGTGGTGCTCGACGGCGCCGTGCTCGGCAAGCCGAGCGACCGTGCCGACGCGCAGGCCATGCTGCGCGCGCTGTCCGGCCGCGCCCACGAGGTCCTGACGGGGGTGGCGACCCGCAAGGGCGCACTCGTGCACGTCGACGTCGTGCGCACCACGGTGGTGTTCCGCGACCTCACCGACCGCGAGATCGCGTGGTACCTCGACACCGGCGAGCCCTTCGACAAGGCCGGCGCTTACGGCCTGCAGGGTGCAGGCGCGGCCCTGGTGGCACACCTCGAGGGTTCGGACACCAACGTCGTCGGGTTGCCGCTGGCCGAGACCGTCGCACTGCTGCGCCTGGTCGGCATGGACGTGCTCGCGCCCGGGTCCTGA
- a CDS encoding MMPL family transporter: MRPSDSTLAEQGPLRSDAPGGVRPDLFVVRHRWQVLAVTLALLAVAGMVGGDVASRLSAGGFDDPQAESSRAADLLADRFKGGVPNLVVVVDATDLAASPAVAANAEPTAATGDDRSGPGTMPGSALVDHPEVAAAAQRLVTALAAEEGVAEVVSYWTLGNVPPLRSTDGTQALVLARIEGDGNASQHTGARLHASYDGTFDGLGVDVGGQAVTFTTITETVEEDLFTAEMIALPITLVLLVLVFGSVVAGLLPLAIGGFAILGTFLVLRVVTGFAEVSIFALNFTTAIGLGLAIDYALLVVSRYREELALGFEVPEAIRRTVATAGRTVIVSAATVASSLAALLVFRIAFLRSFAYAGIAVVALAAIGAVVLLPALLAVVGRNVDRLRVRRVRTLTEGEGVWHRIATTVMRRPIPVATTVIALLVFVGAPFLGIQLGFPDDRVLQPGSEARTVGDTLREAFDTSESGALTVVADRVDVTDPVVADGLDGYARTVSALAGVARVDAATGTYLAGTRVAPPTPLAQRLVAADATYLSVIPSVEPVSPDGEVLVAEVRALDAPFEVLVGGASAELVDGKAGLVDRLPLALALIAAITFVVLFLQFGSILVPVKAIVLNLLSLSATFGAMVWVFQDGHLAGLLGFTPTGTIVTTMPVLMFCIAFGLSMDYEVFLLSRIKEEHDRGRDNAGAVAMGLEKTGRIVTAAALLIGVVFIAFAVSRVSFMQLFGIGMALAVLVDAFLVRATLVPAFMRLAGGANWWAPAPLRRLHERFGISEHVRLDPPSAATTPDVVPTPV; this comes from the coding sequence ATGCGCCCTTCCGATTCCACCCTCGCCGAGCAGGGCCCGCTCCGTTCCGACGCGCCCGGCGGCGTGCGGCCCGACCTGTTCGTGGTCCGACACCGCTGGCAGGTGCTCGCGGTCACCCTGGCGCTGCTCGCGGTCGCCGGCATGGTGGGCGGCGACGTCGCGAGTCGCTTGTCCGCCGGCGGCTTCGACGACCCGCAGGCCGAGTCCTCGCGGGCCGCCGACCTGCTCGCGGACCGCTTCAAAGGCGGCGTGCCCAACCTCGTCGTCGTCGTCGACGCCACCGACCTCGCCGCGTCGCCCGCCGTGGCCGCGAACGCGGAGCCGACCGCCGCGACCGGCGACGACCGGAGCGGACCCGGCACGATGCCGGGCTCGGCGCTGGTGGACCACCCCGAGGTGGCCGCCGCCGCGCAGCGCCTGGTCACCGCGCTGGCCGCCGAGGAGGGGGTCGCAGAGGTGGTGTCGTACTGGACCCTCGGCAACGTCCCCCCGTTGCGCAGCACCGACGGCACCCAGGCGCTCGTGCTCGCCCGCATCGAGGGTGACGGCAACGCCAGCCAACACACCGGTGCGCGCCTGCACGCCAGCTACGACGGCACCTTCGACGGGCTCGGCGTCGATGTGGGCGGCCAGGCCGTCACCTTCACCACGATCACCGAGACCGTCGAGGAGGACCTGTTCACGGCCGAGATGATCGCGCTGCCGATCACCCTCGTGCTGCTGGTGCTGGTCTTCGGCAGCGTCGTCGCCGGGCTGCTGCCGCTGGCCATCGGCGGGTTCGCGATCCTCGGCACCTTCCTCGTGCTACGGGTGGTCACCGGCTTCGCCGAGGTGTCGATCTTCGCCCTCAACTTCACCACCGCGATCGGGCTCGGGCTCGCGATCGACTACGCGCTGCTGGTCGTGTCGCGCTACCGCGAGGAACTCGCGCTCGGGTTCGAGGTCCCCGAAGCGATCCGCCGGACCGTCGCGACCGCCGGGCGAACCGTGATCGTCAGCGCGGCCACCGTCGCCTCGTCGCTCGCCGCGCTGCTGGTGTTTCGGATCGCGTTCCTGCGCTCGTTCGCCTACGCCGGCATCGCGGTGGTCGCACTGGCCGCCATCGGCGCCGTCGTGCTGCTGCCGGCCCTGCTCGCCGTGGTGGGCCGCAACGTCGACCGGCTGCGTGTCCGCAGGGTCCGCACGCTCACCGAGGGAGAAGGCGTCTGGCACCGCATCGCCACCACCGTGATGCGGCGCCCGATCCCGGTCGCCACGACCGTCATCGCACTGCTGGTGTTCGTCGGCGCACCCTTCCTGGGCATTCAGCTCGGCTTCCCCGACGACCGCGTGCTCCAGCCCGGCTCGGAGGCGCGCACGGTCGGCGACACGCTCCGCGAGGCGTTCGACACCTCGGAGTCCGGCGCGCTGACCGTGGTCGCCGACCGGGTCGACGTCACCGACCCGGTCGTGGCCGACGGCCTCGACGGTTACGCGCGCACCGTGTCGGCGCTGGCGGGCGTGGCGCGTGTCGACGCCGCGACCGGCACCTATCTGGCGGGGACCCGGGTCGCGCCACCCACCCCGCTGGCGCAGCGTCTGGTCGCCGCGGACGCGACCTACCTGTCGGTGATCCCCTCGGTGGAGCCGGTCTCGCCCGACGGCGAGGTGCTGGTGGCCGAGGTCCGGGCGCTCGACGCCCCGTTCGAGGTCCTCGTCGGTGGGGCGTCCGCGGAGCTCGTCGACGGCAAGGCGGGCCTGGTCGACCGGCTGCCGCTCGCCCTGGCGCTGATCGCCGCGATCACGTTCGTGGTGCTGTTCCTGCAGTTCGGCTCGATCCTCGTTCCCGTCAAGGCGATCGTGCTCAACCTGCTGAGCCTGTCGGCCACCTTCGGCGCCATGGTCTGGGTGTTCCAGGACGGCCACCTCGCCGGGCTGCTCGGCTTCACGCCGACCGGGACGATCGTGACCACGATGCCGGTGCTGATGTTCTGCATCGCGTTCGGCCTGTCGATGGACTACGAGGTGTTCCTGCTCTCACGCATCAAGGAGGAGCACGACCGCGGCCGCGACAACGCCGGCGCGGTCGCGATGGGGCTGGAGAAGACCGGACGGATCGTCACCGCCGCCGCCCTGCTGATCGGCGTGGTGTTCATCGCGTTCGCGGTCAGTCGGGTGTCGTTCATGCAGCTGTTCGGGATCGGCATGGCCTTGGCGGTCCTCGTCGACGCCTTCCTGGTCCGCGCCACCCTGGTACCCGCGTTCATGCGTCTCGCCGGTGGCGCCAACTGGTGGGCCCCGGCGCCGCTGCGTCGGCTGCACGAGCGCTTCGGGATCAGTGAGCACGTCCGGCTGGATCCGCCGTCCGCGGCCACGACGCCCGATGTGGTACCAACCCCGGTGTGA
- a CDS encoding CAP domain-containing protein, producing the protein MPAGARRYLPLMVVVLGLWFAGDALPAPSDPPDPITLARQSEQLGWSQPADNAAMAMDVFNRVNDERAARDLPPLVWHHGLATLAGNWSVTMIEEVYEHSPERYLAHPDFIAAGENIAMGQRDTAELHVGWMESDGHRANILLPEFTAMGVGIVCRADGRMWATQVFGVGRGAAVSAEPAMPPAEPIVRRDGGIACPRTERLFPFG; encoded by the coding sequence ATGCCCGCGGGCGCACGGCGCTACCTGCCCCTCATGGTGGTCGTCTTGGGCCTGTGGTTCGCCGGAGACGCGCTCCCCGCCCCTTCCGATCCGCCGGATCCCATCACGCTGGCTCGCCAGTCCGAGCAGCTGGGCTGGAGCCAGCCCGCCGACAACGCCGCGATGGCGATGGACGTGTTCAACCGCGTCAACGACGAGCGGGCGGCACGCGACCTTCCGCCGCTGGTGTGGCACCACGGTTTGGCGACGCTGGCCGGGAACTGGTCGGTGACGATGATCGAGGAGGTGTACGAGCACTCCCCCGAGCGCTATCTGGCCCACCCGGACTTCATCGCCGCCGGCGAGAACATCGCGATGGGGCAGCGGGACACCGCCGAGCTGCACGTCGGTTGGATGGAGTCCGACGGCCACCGCGCCAACATCCTGCTGCCGGAGTTCACGGCGATGGGCGTGGGGATCGTGTGCCGTGCCGACGGGCGGATGTGGGCGACGCAGGTGTTCGGGGTGGGGCGCGGCGCGGCCGTGTCGGCGGAGCCGGCCATGCCACCCGCCGAGCCGATCGTGCGTCGCGACGGCGGCATCGCCTGTCCGCGCACGGAGCGGCTGTTCCCCTTCGGCTGA
- a CDS encoding SIR2 family protein — MREPGHVFIARGDLTQLACDAVLVPTTIDLSVTGAWRTLVGTPPAAPASWPDEPLLLDVEADAQPGRPRVWLAATAGLHRKGAGDDAVARTLEVLLERVDAFLVQAAAVAGAASGRSRPLVGLPVVGTGEHGLGTRPGAVVSALLERLDGVVDELGIDVVVVAWSATTEALCRHWRRRLWQRRAGTGYAEEVFGRWRQGRVVDGHVREVPAAGSLQQLHGRAARGRLVPFFGSGVSRAAGQPDWAALLDELAPPGAAQLFRQLSAQDQLHMADPFARAQVIANLDPGGGAALRQRLDERLAVERLSLLHVELANIGARDAITTNYDRGYERACEATGASVSIVPRPGGGRRLVKLHGSLGDEGGDPLLTRTQLLDFGAERGALAGVLQMLLLTNHLVFVGYSMSDPSLHGVVHAVQRALERERTADAPVMATSLQVHASPALAALWDGTVDVLWPDGRDFPDEAARVRQKEILLDLLADAASRATVPLLAMDGEAAELDLGPDERELRAALCTLADAYHRHEPRTALWDPVGRLLERYGDPGLSGDTSR, encoded by the coding sequence ATGCGCGAACCTGGTCACGTGTTCATCGCTCGCGGTGATCTGACGCAGTTGGCGTGCGACGCGGTCCTCGTGCCGACCACCATCGACCTGTCGGTGACCGGTGCCTGGCGAACCCTGGTGGGGACCCCGCCGGCCGCTCCCGCCTCCTGGCCCGACGAGCCGCTGTTGCTCGACGTCGAGGCCGACGCGCAGCCCGGACGTCCCCGGGTCTGGCTGGCGGCGACCGCCGGCCTGCACCGGAAAGGAGCGGGAGACGACGCCGTCGCTCGCACGCTCGAGGTACTGCTCGAGCGGGTCGACGCCTTCCTCGTGCAGGCCGCCGCCGTGGCCGGCGCTGCTTCGGGCCGATCGCGGCCCCTGGTCGGCCTGCCCGTCGTCGGCACCGGCGAGCACGGGCTCGGTACCCGTCCCGGCGCCGTGGTCAGCGCACTGCTCGAGCGTCTCGACGGCGTCGTCGACGAGCTCGGCATCGACGTCGTGGTCGTGGCCTGGTCGGCGACCACCGAGGCGTTGTGTCGGCACTGGCGCCGGCGCCTGTGGCAGCGCCGCGCCGGAACCGGCTACGCCGAGGAGGTCTTCGGTCGCTGGCGCCAGGGACGGGTCGTGGACGGCCACGTCCGCGAGGTGCCCGCGGCCGGGTCGCTCCAGCAGCTGCACGGACGCGCCGCCCGCGGCCGGCTCGTGCCCTTCTTCGGATCGGGGGTCAGCCGTGCGGCAGGTCAACCCGACTGGGCCGCGCTGCTCGACGAGCTCGCGCCGCCCGGTGCGGCGCAGCTGTTCCGGCAGTTGTCGGCCCAGGACCAGCTGCACATGGCCGATCCCTTCGCCCGCGCGCAGGTGATCGCCAACCTCGATCCCGGTGGCGGGGCGGCGTTGCGCCAGCGGCTCGACGAGCGGCTCGCGGTCGAACGGCTGTCCCTGCTCCACGTCGAGCTGGCCAACATCGGTGCGCGGGACGCGATCACGACCAACTACGACCGCGGCTACGAGCGTGCGTGCGAGGCAACCGGTGCGTCGGTCTCGATCGTGCCGCGTCCGGGCGGTGGGCGTCGGCTGGTGAAGCTGCACGGCAGCCTCGGCGACGAAGGAGGCGACCCCCTGCTGACCCGCACGCAGCTGCTGGACTTCGGGGCTGAGCGCGGTGCGCTGGCCGGCGTGCTGCAGATGTTGCTGCTGACCAACCACCTCGTGTTCGTGGGCTACAGCATGTCGGACCCCTCGTTGCACGGTGTGGTCCACGCCGTGCAACGGGCGCTGGAGCGGGAACGGACCGCCGACGCGCCGGTCATGGCGACGTCGTTGCAGGTCCATGCGAGCCCGGCCCTGGCTGCGCTGTGGGACGGGACGGTCGACGTGCTGTGGCCCGACGGGCGGGACTTTCCCGACGAGGCGGCACGTGTGCGGCAGAAGGAGATCCTGCTCGACCTGCTGGCCGACGCCGCCAGCCGGGCGACCGTCCCGCTGCTGGCGATGGACGGCGAGGCCGCCGAGCTCGACCTCGGCCCCGACGAACGTGAGCTGCGCGCCGCGCTGTGCACGCTCGCCGACGCCTACCACCGCCACGAGCCGCGCACGGCGCTGTGGGATCCGGTCGGCCGCCTGCTGGAGCGCTACGGCGACCCCGGGCTGAGCGGCGACACGTCCCGCTAG
- the dusB gene encoding tRNA dihydrouridine synthase DusB codes for MSTSPAPTSPASTSRPDAPAVAPLELGGLSVWPPVVLAPMAGVTNAPFRTLCRRYGDGLYVSEMIGARGLVEGSATSQWKATFAPGETPRSIQLYTIDPDDAAAATSLLVERGEIDHLDLNFGCPAPKVTRHGGGSALPWRTDLYAAIIAATIRSAGDVPVTVKLRKGIDEDHLTYLEAGRIAADLGVAAITLHGRTTEERYGPPADWSAIGRLVEHVPEVPVLGNGDIWEAADALRMVARTGCAGVVVGRGCLGRPWLFRDLQAAFAGRPIPAPPDLGQVCDLLVEHAELLVQMLGPDVGIREFRKHPGWYLQGFPVGGELRRALNQVASLDELGDRLAGLDRRVPFDEAVRRQPRGHTDKPKRPNLPQGWLDSRVHGGRLDAGAAALVSGG; via the coding sequence ATGTCCACCTCCCCCGCCCCCACCTCCCCCGCCTCCACCTCCCGCCCCGACGCGCCGGCCGTCGCACCGCTCGAGCTCGGTGGGCTGTCGGTGTGGCCGCCGGTCGTCCTGGCACCCATGGCGGGAGTCACCAACGCCCCGTTCCGGACCCTGTGCCGTCGCTACGGCGACGGGCTCTACGTCTCCGAGATGATCGGCGCCCGCGGCCTGGTCGAGGGCAGTGCCACCTCGCAGTGGAAGGCGACGTTCGCGCCCGGCGAGACACCCCGGTCGATCCAGCTCTACACCATCGACCCCGATGACGCCGCCGCGGCCACGTCTCTGCTGGTCGAGCGTGGGGAGATCGACCACCTCGACCTCAACTTCGGCTGTCCCGCGCCGAAGGTGACCCGCCACGGTGGCGGCTCGGCCCTGCCATGGCGCACGGACCTGTACGCCGCCATCATCGCGGCCACCATCCGCAGCGCCGGCGACGTCCCGGTCACCGTCAAACTGCGCAAGGGCATCGACGAGGACCATCTCACCTACCTCGAGGCCGGCCGCATCGCCGCCGATCTCGGCGTGGCTGCCATCACCCTGCACGGGCGGACCACCGAGGAACGCTACGGACCACCCGCGGACTGGAGCGCGATCGGCCGCCTGGTCGAGCACGTCCCCGAGGTGCCGGTCCTCGGCAACGGCGACATCTGGGAGGCGGCCGACGCCCTGCGCATGGTCGCACGGACCGGGTGCGCCGGCGTGGTGGTCGGCCGCGGCTGCCTCGGGCGCCCGTGGCTGTTCCGCGACCTGCAGGCCGCCTTCGCCGGTCGGCCGATCCCCGCCCCGCCGGATCTCGGGCAGGTGTGCGACCTGCTCGTCGAGCATGCGGAACTGCTGGTGCAGATGCTGGGCCCCGACGTCGGCATCCGTGAGTTCCGCAAGCACCCGGGCTGGTACCTGCAGGGCTTCCCCGTGGGCGGTGAGCTGCGTCGCGCGCTCAACCAGGTCGCTTCGCTCGACGAGTTGGGCGACCGGCTGGCGGGACTCGACCGTCGGGTGCCCTTCGACGAGGCCGTCCGCCGTCAGCCCCGCGGCCACACCGACAAGCCCAAACGCCCCAACCTGCCGCAGGGCTGGCTCGACTCCCGCGTCCACGGCGGACGCCTCGACGCCGGCGCCGCCGCCCTGGTCTCCGGTGGTTGA